DNA sequence from the Desulfatiglans anilini DSM 4660 genome:
ACATCTTGGAAAATTGATGTTTTAGGGCAAAAACCCAAGCAAGTCCGGATCGAACATGGAATTGCGACGCTACGTCTTCAAGAGGCTGTTTCAGATCATCATCATCTTTTTCGTCATCCTGACGGTCCTCTTCCTGCTGTTCCGGCTGGCCCCCGGCGATCCGGTCTCTCGTATGATCGATCCAGACATGACCGCCGAGGATGCCCGGCATCTGATGGAGCAGCTCGGGCTGGACCAGCCCCTCGGAGTTCAATACCTCTATTACATCAAGAATTTCTTTACGGGAAATTTCGGGTTTTCTTTCCACTACGGACAGCCCGTCATCCGCATCATCGCCGACAGGCTGCCCAACACCGTCCTGCTGTTCACGACTTCGATCGTCCTGGCGGCCTTCGCCGGTGTTTTTCTGGGCAAGATCGCTTCCTGGCACAAAGGACGCAGTCTCGATACCACCATGACGCTCGGCGCCCTGGTGACCCATACCCTGTTTCTGCCCTGGCTCGCCCTGATCCTCATCTGGGTGTTCGCCTACAAACTGGGCTGGTTCCCCATCAACGGAATGATCTCTGAGGAGATCTGGCTCGATCCGAATGCGGGCCTGTGGCTCAAGACCCTCGATGTGGCTCACCACATGGTCCTTCCTTTAGGGACGCTGTTTTTGATTCACTTCGGCAGCTATCTTCTCATCATGCGCAGCAGCATGCTCGAAACGCTCAAGGAAGACTACATCCTGACTGCGCGTGCCAAAGGGCTTACGGAAAAGACGATCCGCAACCGCCATGCCGCCCCCAACGCCGCCCTGCCGGTGGTCACCAGTGTAGGCCTCAGTCTGGCGTTTTCAATCAACGGAGGGGCTTTGACGGAGACCGTCTTTACCTGGCCCGGCATCGGCCGGGAACTGGTCTTCTCCGTCAGCCACAACGATTACCCTCTGGCTCAGGCGTCCTTCCTGCTCATCGCCATGGTCGTCCTCCTGTCCAATCTCGTGGTCGATGTGCTATACGCCTATCTGGACCCCCGGATCCGGTACTGAACCGGGACCCGTTCCGCAAGGATGGAATACGAATGAAACCTCATCCAGATCGATCAACAGAAACAGGGGGCATGCGCTCGGGCTGGAGCGACCGTCTCCGTGAGAACTGGGTGATTTTCAGGCAGAACCTTCTGGGGAAGATCGGAATGATCCTGTTGGTCTGCTTCGGGCTGATGGCGATCACGAGCTTCATCCCGCCGCTGATCGACCCTATGTACGACCCCATGACCGGCGTCGACCCCGAAATCATCAGCTCCACCGCGCCGAGTGCACGGCATTGGCTGGGGACCGATTTCATGGGGAGGGACATCTTGAGCCAGCTTTTGGCCGGTGCGAGGGTGGCCTTCATGGTCGGGGTGTCCGCCGCCTTCATGAGCATCTTTCTCGGCACTGCAATCGGAATGGTCGCAGGGTATGCAGGCCGGTTCATCGACACCCTTCTGATGCGGGCAGCCGACATCATCATGGTCATGCCGACCCTCCTGGTGGTATTGATCCTCTCCTCTCTTTTCGGGCAGCTGAATATCTGGACCATCGTTCTGATCATCGCCCTGTTTCGCTGGCCGGGTGTGTCGCGTGTCATCAGGGCACAGACCCTTTCCTTGAAGAATCGACCCTTCATCGAGGCCGCCCGTGTGGCAGGCGCATCGCACCTGAGGATCGTCTTCCGCCACATCATGCCCAATGTCCTGC
Encoded proteins:
- a CDS encoding ABC transporter permease; translation: MELRRYVFKRLFQIIIIFFVILTVLFLLFRLAPGDPVSRMIDPDMTAEDARHLMEQLGLDQPLGVQYLYYIKNFFTGNFGFSFHYGQPVIRIIADRLPNTVLLFTTSIVLAAFAGVFLGKIASWHKGRSLDTTMTLGALVTHTLFLPWLALILIWVFAYKLGWFPINGMISEEIWLDPNAGLWLKTLDVAHHMVLPLGTLFLIHFGSYLLIMRSSMLETLKEDYILTARAKGLTEKTIRNRHAAPNAALPVVTSVGLSLAFSINGGALTETVFTWPGIGRELVFSVSHNDYPLAQASFLLIAMVVLLSNLVVDVLYAYLDPRIRY
- a CDS encoding ABC transporter permease produces the protein MKPHPDRSTETGGMRSGWSDRLRENWVIFRQNLLGKIGMILLVCFGLMAITSFIPPLIDPMYDPMTGVDPEIISSTAPSARHWLGTDFMGRDILSQLLAGARVAFMVGVSAAFMSIFLGTAIGMVAGYAGRFIDTLLMRAADIIMVMPTLLVVLILSSLFGQLNIWTIVLIIALFRWPGVSRVIRAQTLSLKNRPFIEAARVAGASHLRIVFRHIMPNVLPLAFLYMTFRVTSAIIIEAALAFLGFGDPGTVSWGMMLQWVWKTGHMFKAPYWLLPPGLCISLITLSFYMLGRAMDEVLDPRLRKEGQAE